The window CCTCATTCATTCGAAAGATCAACTAACTGAAGTATATAGCATCTGTTGCCATGGAGTAAAAACTTATACAATGCATAGtctaaattcaattaattatcaACTTGACCCAAAAATTAAGCATTCCCATACAAATGCAGTTAGTTGATGGCTGTGAATTATAAGATCAAGGTTTACAAAATCACTAAGATCAATTTGCACAAGATCCACTTACTATGCATGAATTCGATTGCTTGTACACTTTAGAGAAATCTGGTGCAAGCGCTGGAACAGGTTCTCCAGCATATTCAGGTTCTGACAAACATTAATAGGAAAGTAAAAGTCAGCAACTCTTTGCACTAGACACAAAGTTATACTTTCCGAATCCACAATCAGATgcaaaaaagaaagtgaatatatACTCAAGCATATAAACTTGAACATGGAGTAAAATCCAGAGTAGAAGTGGTATTGGACATGGCAATAGGAACTTCACTCATTCAGTAAGAAAGAGCCGTCAAACTCTTTTTTGCATCTAAACAAAAAATGATCTGAATACAAGAAGAGTATACACTACAGACATGTATAAGGAAATTTCAAACATCACATAGTTATGATAATGGGCACATAAAGTATTGATAAGATTGTAATTTTATTCCTCTCGAAGAAAGAAGATGAACCAAATTTCAGAGTTTACAAGGTTCCGAATTTTGTTCTGCCAACTCAATTGTAAGTATAAGAGCAGAGAAACTAGTAATTCTGGATAGAGAAGCATGTATAAGATGATCCCATTAAAAGGACTAGCACAAAAATAAAACCCTTAGTATCAAGAGAACATGAAAAAGGACTTCACAACTTGCAGATACCCTAAGTCACTCTATTCGTAATTACAACTCTGAATCAGTCTAGGTTTTAATGCAAATTTAATAATATTGTCATATATGAGCTGGTTTTGTTCGCAATTTGGATCATATTAGCTTTTCTTATAAAATAAACACAGTATTgccataattattttttttaacttaaaaAAGATTATTATTCTAAATATAACAATATCTTGTTCCTTAAATTGCACAGAAATTTTCACAGCACAATTAGATGATAGAGGTTATTTTAGTTGTAGAGAAGCATAACAAAATTGAAAAATCAACAGCTAAACTAAATAGGAACAGAATTAGCATGCTTTAAGGAGAGAAAGGCATGTACACAATGAGTTGAATGGATGAAAATACTTGGATCAGAAAAAAAAGTCAACTGCGAAAAAGACAAGAAGCAGCAATTTTAACTCACTGTCAACAAGATTTTGCACTGATGATTCAAAAGCACCAGGTGGAAGTGGATCAAATTCAACACCAAGTGGTGGACCATCCTGTCGGTAGAGACTTCCCAATTGCCTCTTCACAGCAGTAATTGCAGCATTTTCTACCTGGCCTTTCACCTTTAAGTACCCGGATGGGCCAGTTCTTGGTTTCACACTCTTAAGATCAGTAGGTACATTACACGATAGGTATCTCGATGTTGCCATATCAAATGATTCCACATTTTGTGAAAAACATGCATCCCGTAAGGAAGAGCTACTTCGTGAAGGTGTATCCTCCATGAGATTAGACTCTGTTCTATACTGAGTACCAACTTCATATGTAACATCCGCAGCTGAGACTTCTCGGGCAGTTAATCTTCTACTCTCAACTTCCCGATGATCAAAATTCTTATCATCTCCTTGCTTAGTACTTCCGCAAGAATCCTGCTTAAAACCGCTGCCCCGGTCCTGAATGACACCACTTGAACGATCTTGTCTTCCATTTGCATATGCTTCCCGACTTAATAGCCTCTTGTCTTTCAACCGCCTATGACAAAACCACCCAGAAACCTGCTTTTCTGTTAATCCTAATGACTGTGCCAGTTCTGATTTCATTGATTCTGTAGGATATTTATGTTCTGAAATTTTGAAAGCTCTCTCATTGTTAAGTTTGAAATAACATATATGCTATAGAAACTCATTgggaaacacaaaaaataagtaaGATCTGTTACCCTTATAAAATTTCTCAAGGCCTTCAATCTGAGCACGCGTCTTGATGACCTTGATTCTTGTCTTGTTTTTTTCAGTATGACCTTTATCATCTTCAGAATGCATTACAACAGGATCTAAAGCATGGATAAGAAAAGGTTAATAAACCCAACAATTACCCAAGCTGGAAGTAAAGATCACATTCAACTGTTCCAACAACAACAGGTCCTACTTTAAATTGAACAAGTTTCATAAGCATTATTTGAGATATCAACTATTCAAACCAAAGGGATAAAACCTTTCCAGGATTAGACCAGAATACAGGATGCGCCTAATAGTACTACCCATGGGCtgctttaaaatgatgcctagcccagaccctttcacattcgaagcaccatctgtgaagaggtccatacccccgatgatgtacccgattttaacaagagttccttttccacttcgggtacgagggttggtgcGAAATTGGctacgaagtccgctaaaatttaaGACTTGACGGCCGTCCGGGATTGATATTCGATattgtacccactgagttcgatggcccatttggccaatcggcccaatagttcgggcttgtgaaaaatattctgaagtgggtaagtggttaatacacatatggggtgacattgaaagcatggtcttaactttctagaggagcttatcagtgcaagtgccaatttctctaagtgcggatacctagtttctGCTTCTGGATGCCATCGCACAATATACAAGTGGTGAAGGATTATTTTTCAGTTGCAGACACAAGAATAATGGAAGGATACACCATATACCTCATAACTCAGAAGAATACATAAAAGTGCTGCAGTAACCAAGGATACATGTAGAAGGCAGAAGAAGAGCTGATTACTTCCTCCACCACATCTCATCTCAAATTAACCTAGTCTACTGCTCTCTCTTTTTGttatgttttttctttcttttggacAAAGAATTCAATGACTAAATTCTAGTCACACCTGTTCTTCACAAGGCCAGATTAAATAGAGCTTACAGCATATTCCACGACGAGAAAGGAAATATCAAATAACTGCTGAAACTTCCACCATGTTGTTTAAGACAGTTCACTACCTTGactacaacaacaaaaaaacgCCTCTGCCCCAAACAAGTTGCAGTCTGCTATATGAATCATCACTTCTCCATTTAAGCTCATTCTCATGTCAGTATCATACCATttaaaaatgacaatgaaaaaataagttaaatatatataaataacagtTCACTACATTGACTgcgcttacaacaacaacaacaaatacaactaCAACTACAACTACAActcaatcccaaacaagttgCGATCAGCTATGTGAATCCTCACTTCTCCACTTTAGCTCAATCTCATGTCAGTATCAtaccaaataaaaataaaagtgaaaaaataagttaaatatatataaCTAGCAGTTCACCACATTGACAAcgtctacaacaacaactacaattACAACTCAGTCCTAAACAAGTTGCGGTCAGCTACGTGAATCCTCACTTCTCCATTTTAGCTCAATCTCACGTCAATATTCTATCAAATAAGAAGAAAAGtgaaaatttaagttatatatattatAGTTCACTTCACCACATTGCCTATACTGGGTAAGACACCTATAAGGAAAACATGAAACAAAATTGAAATCAAATCCGTCATATACAAAGGCACGGAAATCAAATTAAACGCAATGAAATTGATTTTGATATGTATGAAAAGGAAAATTGGAAAAAATTCGATACCTTCCATGATCTCTGGCCAATTTCTCTGGGGGTTTTCCTGAACCCCTTTTTTGTCaattaactcaaaattcgaaCCCCAATTGGCGGAGAATGCAAGATTAAACCGCCCTTGTGTGCATCTGTACAGAGAACGAAATTGCTACATACATACACAAATGTACAGAGAGAAAATAGATTTTATATGCATAATTCTAAATTGACAAAACATTTTCAGAAGAAAAAAGATTTCTTGAGCAAAAAGGGGGAAGAAAATAAGAATTGAAGAAATTAGCTTAATGCTTCCTCTGTTTCATCAATTTAGACGAGACAGTTTTACTTTatatgaatttaaaaaaaaaattaactaaaGACTTTTGAACGTGCAATATTAATTGATATTTGTGTGTTTATAAAATGTTAAAATAAAAAGTataaaattgaattatttttaattttaaaaatatgtgaTAAAGTAATGTATCA is drawn from Nicotiana tomentosiformis chromosome 12, ASM39032v3, whole genome shotgun sequence and contains these coding sequences:
- the LOC104098696 gene encoding uncharacterized protein; the encoded protein is MEDPVVMHSEDDKGHTEKNKTRIKVIKTRAQIEGLEKFYKEHKYPTESMKSELAQSLGLTEKQVSGWFCHRRLKDKRLLSREAYANGRQDRSSGVIQDRGSGFKQDSCGSTKQGDDKNFDHREVESRRLTAREVSAADVTYEVGTQYRTESNLMEDTPSRSSSSLRDACFSQNVESFDMATSRYLSCNVPTDLKSVKPRTGPSGYLKVKGQVENAAITAVKRQLGSLYRQDGPPLGVEFDPLPPGAFESSVQNLVDKPEYAGEPVPALAPDFSKVYKQSNSCIGYGSISKTNSHVPDLEGASFKKSLKSAHPEYYFNQKPGQNSSIHDGDCYYLGRDSSIDMYKGSGREVVLDGRCNYKYMAKHDGAEIRTGTSSSNGFRSPRTGQVNGEQVKPRFTSCNEMNLKIMEEEDLECKPSNFVLKGSKHRYCPDRALSSKVEKDYIHVDRPAVDENYNLDRVKIPWENEMRAAKRARDESPNHQEYPRKASVTQCDPRQIIG